In Flavobacterium sp. N1736, the following are encoded in one genomic region:
- the pruA gene encoding L-glutamate gamma-semialdehyde dehydrogenase, producing the protein MLKGFFHVPKAVNEPVKGYAPNSPEKAAVQAAYTSMWNSKIDVPLYIGSEEIKTGNTKTISAPHDHKHIVGTYHLAEKQHIEKAIANALESRKAWANMAWEQRAAIFLKAAELIAGPYRARINAATMIGQSKNIHQAEIDASCELIDFLRYNVEFMTQIYNDQPKSDSTVWNRLEYRPLEGFVYAITPFNFTAIAANLPASAAMMGNVVIWKPSDSQVFSAKIIIDVFKEAGVPDGVINVVFGDALMITDTILASRDFAGVHFTGSTHVFKDIWAKIGANINNYKTYPRIVGETGGKDFIIAHPSANVKQVATGITRGAFEFQGQKCSAASRAYIPQSLWPAVKEQLIADAKSMKMGSPEDFGNFITAVIHEGSFDKLASYIDQAKKDADAEVIIGGNYDKSVGYFIEPTVIVTTNPKYTTMETELFGPVITIYVYEDAKWEETLELVDTTSEYALTGAVFSQDRYAIEVATTKLQNAAGNFYINDKPTGAVVGMQPFGGARASGTNDKAGSALNLLRWASPRTIKETFVTPEDYRYPFLG; encoded by the coding sequence ATGTTAAAAGGATTCTTTCATGTACCAAAAGCGGTAAACGAACCAGTAAAAGGTTACGCGCCGAACTCACCAGAAAAAGCAGCTGTTCAGGCAGCATACACTTCAATGTGGAACTCTAAAATCGATGTTCCATTATACATTGGTAGTGAAGAAATCAAAACTGGAAATACAAAAACTATCTCAGCACCTCACGATCACAAACATATCGTAGGAACGTATCATTTAGCTGAAAAACAACATATCGAAAAAGCAATTGCCAATGCGCTTGAATCAAGAAAAGCATGGGCAAATATGGCATGGGAACAACGTGCTGCTATTTTCTTAAAAGCTGCTGAACTTATCGCAGGTCCTTACAGAGCCCGTATTAACGCAGCTACAATGATTGGACAATCTAAAAATATTCATCAGGCAGAAATTGATGCTTCTTGTGAATTGATCGACTTTTTACGTTACAACGTAGAATTTATGACTCAAATTTACAACGATCAGCCAAAATCTGATTCTACAGTTTGGAATCGTTTAGAGTACAGACCTCTTGAAGGTTTTGTGTACGCAATTACTCCTTTTAACTTTACTGCTATTGCTGCAAATCTTCCTGCAAGTGCTGCAATGATGGGAAATGTTGTGATTTGGAAACCAAGTGACAGCCAGGTATTTTCTGCAAAAATTATTATTGATGTTTTCAAAGAAGCCGGTGTTCCTGACGGTGTTATAAACGTTGTTTTTGGAGATGCTTTAATGATTACTGATACCATTTTAGCTAGCCGTGATTTTGCCGGAGTTCACTTTACAGGTTCTACTCATGTATTTAAAGATATATGGGCTAAAATTGGTGCAAACATTAACAACTATAAAACATACCCAAGAATTGTTGGTGAAACTGGTGGTAAAGATTTTATCATTGCACACCCAAGCGCTAATGTAAAACAAGTTGCAACTGGTATTACTCGTGGTGCATTCGAATTTCAAGGGCAAAAATGTTCTGCAGCTTCAAGAGCTTATATTCCGCAAAGTTTATGGCCAGCTGTAAAAGAACAATTAATTGCTGATGCAAAATCTATGAAAATGGGTTCTCCGGAAGATTTCGGAAACTTCATTACAGCGGTTATCCACGAAGGTTCTTTTGATAAATTAGCCAGTTATATTGATCAGGCTAAAAAAGATGCTGATGCTGAAGTTATCATTGGTGGAAACTATGATAAATCTGTAGGATACTTTATTGAGCCAACAGTTATTGTAACTACAAACCCAAAATATACTACAATGGAAACCGAATTATTCGGACCAGTTATTACGATTTATGTTTATGAAGATGCAAAATGGGAAGAAACTTTAGAATTAGTTGATACTACTTCTGAGTATGCTTTAACAGGAGCTGTATTTAGCCAGGATCGTTATGCTATTGAAGTAGCAACTACGAAATTGCAAAATGCTGCAGGTAACTTCTACATCAACGATAAACCAACAGGAGCTGTTGTAGGAATGCAGCCATTTGGTGGAGCAAGAGCATCAGGAACTAACGATAAAGCAGGTTCTGCATTGAATTTATTGCGTTGGGCTTCTCCTAGAACTATTAAAGAAACTTTTGTAACTCCGGAAGATTACAGATACCCGTTTTTAGGTTAA